A genome region from Bufo gargarizans isolate SCDJY-AF-19 chromosome 2, ASM1485885v1, whole genome shotgun sequence includes the following:
- the PCP2 gene encoding Purkinje cell protein 2 homolog — MEPVDGAEEDQARKTSISSDEAGPVQEITKEQEGFFNLLTHVQGARMDEQRCNIQIVHSKGDQDDKNSSQVTPPPEMNHLMDMLAQSQSRRLDDQRAEFIQSPSCPDTMPTRRVSHDNGGLKDAEAPAVPFSTGDDYFSFINQVHSRHLEKRLKNPGGRNQKS; from the exons ATGGAGCCAGTAGATGGAGCTGAGGAGGACCAGGCCAGGAAGACCTCTATATCAAGCGATGAAGCGGGGCCTGTG caGGAAATCACAAAGGAACAGGAAGGTTTCTTCAACCTCCTGACCCATGTTCAGGGTGCAAGAATGGATGAGCAGAGGTGCAACATACAGATTGTCCACAGCAAAGGAGACCAAGATGACAAGAACAGCT CCCAAGTCACGCCACCTCCTGAGATGAACCATTTGATGGATATGTTGGCGCAGTCACAAAGTCGTCGACTGGACGATCAGAGAGCGGAGTTCATCCAGTCTCCATCGTGCCCGGACACTATGCCCACTCGCAGGGTGTCCCATGACAATGGGGGCCTGAAG GATGCTGAAGCCCCTGCTGTACCCTTTTCAACTGGAGATGATTATTTCAGCTTCATCAATCAAGTCCACAGTCGGCATCTTGAAAAACGTCTAAAAAATCCCGGGGGACGAAACCAGAAGTCTTAA